A portion of the Sphingobacterium spiritivorum genome contains these proteins:
- a CDS encoding fimbrillin family protein, producing MKTIHTKKTMIWTQLILCGLLTLSSCSKKETEKQIPPDQVTQLSFAVNGIAEASDAGAATSSRSAVPVSNTARESQLLDLGGINAMISVTSGPIKAQEISTNNSKQRAANMTNGYKYRVVVLDAATGAVVGSVEAIASSTGQQTEAAKIDVVKGGSYKWYAYSYNEAATVTPLLNEANPIFTPSYDKDLLIANGTVLVPGTAGSGPNTETQVPITFKHALAKVTVRFDASSRSDAISALNATLGSATYFNKGTVSLNTTDGTLTYTITGQHNVSSINVTLPGTIASASYYTIPVTPTATAIPSFKVNVASLTVGPLSTTNKTVDFTNTILPVAGKEEIANINILDVTPIGTTYWATGNLYYENNTYKIRDEDVIPRPIQSISQYIKTDGWNWMANLPYPNVFDQNNLIDPCKKVLPLNTWRMPRRTEFEALLPLANSSDTYEEKQSFIPTAATIGYNRFRQNANSKWVQFNFDGNQIAIGGTTGNYWTTDNTKLGNSYFRAAALYVVHNSDPTVPDQLLSGMYYNIRCVLNR from the coding sequence ATGAAAACAATACATACTAAGAAAACAATGATATGGACACAGTTGATCCTATGTGGTCTGCTGACCCTGAGCAGTTGTTCTAAAAAAGAAACAGAAAAACAGATCCCACCGGATCAGGTCACGCAATTATCATTTGCGGTGAATGGAATTGCAGAAGCTTCGGATGCAGGTGCTGCTACATCAAGCAGGTCTGCGGTACCGGTATCCAATACAGCCCGTGAAAGTCAGCTGCTGGATCTGGGTGGTATTAATGCAATGATATCAGTGACATCCGGCCCGATCAAGGCACAGGAGATATCGACGAATAATAGCAAACAGCGAGCAGCTAATATGACTAACGGGTACAAGTACAGAGTGGTGGTACTGGATGCTGCAACAGGTGCAGTAGTAGGCTCGGTAGAGGCGATAGCATCATCCACCGGACAACAAACAGAAGCAGCCAAAATCGATGTTGTAAAAGGAGGCAGCTACAAATGGTATGCCTATTCGTACAACGAAGCTGCGACTGTAACTCCACTACTTAACGAGGCCAATCCTATATTTACGCCTTCCTATGACAAGGACCTGCTGATCGCAAATGGAACGGTGTTGGTTCCGGGTACTGCTGGTAGCGGACCTAATACGGAGACACAGGTACCTATTACGTTCAAGCATGCACTGGCCAAGGTAACGGTACGCTTTGATGCCAGCTCAAGAAGCGATGCTATTTCGGCATTAAATGCTACACTCGGATCAGCTACGTATTTTAATAAAGGTACAGTATCGCTGAATACGACAGATGGTACACTGACATACACTATAACAGGGCAGCACAATGTATCAAGTATTAATGTTACTCTCCCAGGTACCATTGCATCCGCGTCGTATTATACAATCCCTGTCACACCAACAGCGACTGCAATTCCTTCTTTTAAAGTCAATGTAGCCAGTCTTACCGTAGGACCATTAAGTACTACAAACAAAACAGTGGATTTTACAAATACTATTTTACCTGTAGCCGGTAAAGAGGAAATTGCGAATATCAATATTCTGGATGTCACTCCGATAGGTACTACCTACTGGGCCACCGGAAATCTGTATTATGAAAATAACACCTACAAGATAAGAGATGAGGACGTAATACCAAGGCCAATACAAAGTATTAGTCAGTATATCAAAACAGATGGCTGGAACTGGATGGCTAACTTACCATATCCAAATGTTTTTGATCAAAATAATTTGATAGATCCTTGTAAAAAAGTACTTCCTTTAAATACCTGGCGTATGCCAAGAAGGACTGAGTTCGAAGCTTTACTACCTTTGGCTAATTCTTCTGATACATACGAAGAAAAACAGAGTTTTATACCAACGGCAGCTACTATTGGATATAACAGGTTTCGTCAGAATGCAAACAGCAAGTGGGTACAATTTAATTTCGATGGAAATCAAATAGCTATTGGGGGGACTACAGGTAATTACTGGACTACAGATAACACTAAGTTAGGTAACTCTTATTTCCGGGCAGCTGCTCTATATGTGGTTCATAACTCAGATCCAACTGTACCTGATCAGCTACTCAGCGGTATGTATTACAACATCCGTTGTGTACTTAACAGGTAG
- a CDS encoding glycoside hydrolase family 27 protein — protein MKLKFCVFSALLLTFPLLSQNCYGQSAKAPIMGWSSWNSFRIHIDEKLIKEQADALVSSGLYEAGYRYINVDDGYFGGRDKDGKLFVDSTKFPNGMGAVADYIHSKGLKAGLYSEGGKNTCGSIWDNDTKGIGVGMYGHEKQDAELFFSEWNFDFIKVDWCGGKEMNLNQEEQYTKIVRAVKAVKPDAGFNLCRWQFPGEWAIRMVDSWRISEDIRNNFGSVLHIIDLNRDLYKYASPGHYNDMDMLQVGRGMSFEEDKTHFSMWCMLNSPLMAGNDLRTISRQTIEILTNKELIALHQDKRFYQARSILREGNMEIWEKLLSDKKKKAIAIMNRGDSAVGYTLVARSLGLNAGSNIRDLWLHRSLGKIGKERKFTIPAHGIIVLEVSI, from the coding sequence ATGAAACTTAAATTTTGTGTTTTTTCGGCCTTATTGCTGACCTTCCCACTTCTAAGTCAGAACTGTTACGGGCAATCTGCAAAGGCTCCGATTATGGGATGGAGCAGCTGGAATAGCTTTCGTATACATATTGATGAAAAATTAATTAAGGAACAGGCTGATGCATTAGTCTCATCCGGTTTGTATGAAGCGGGTTATCGTTATATCAATGTAGATGATGGATATTTCGGAGGACGGGATAAAGACGGTAAACTCTTTGTCGATAGCACAAAATTTCCAAATGGAATGGGAGCTGTTGCAGATTATATACACAGTAAAGGCTTAAAAGCCGGTCTGTATTCGGAAGGAGGAAAAAATACCTGTGGATCGATATGGGATAATGATACCAAAGGAATAGGAGTTGGGATGTATGGACATGAAAAGCAGGATGCAGAGTTATTTTTCAGCGAGTGGAATTTTGATTTTATTAAAGTAGACTGGTGCGGGGGAAAGGAGATGAACTTAAATCAAGAAGAACAGTATACCAAAATTGTTCGTGCAGTTAAAGCAGTCAAGCCAGATGCCGGATTCAACTTATGCCGTTGGCAGTTTCCGGGAGAATGGGCTATCCGGATGGTAGATTCCTGGCGGATTTCTGAAGACATACGAAATAATTTCGGGTCGGTATTGCATATTATTGACCTAAACAGAGATCTGTATAAGTATGCTTCTCCAGGCCACTACAATGATATGGACATGTTGCAGGTTGGAAGAGGAATGAGTTTTGAAGAAGATAAAACTCATTTTTCAATGTGGTGTATGCTCAATTCACCATTAATGGCGGGAAATGATCTGCGTACCATATCCAGACAAACGATAGAGATCCTGACGAATAAAGAGCTAATCGCTCTCCATCAGGATAAGCGATTCTATCAGGCCAGAAGTATCCTGCGTGAAGGTAATATGGAAATCTGGGAAAAACTGCTGTCAGATAAAAAGAAGAAAGCTATAGCTATAATGAATCGTGGAGATAGCGCTGTGGGTTATACATTGGTTGCCAGATCTTTAGGGTTGAATGCTGGCAGTAATATTCGTGACCTTTGGTTACACCGTTCACTTGGCAAGATCGGGAAAGAACGAAAATTTACTATTCCTGCCCATGGCATTATAGTCCTGGAGGTCAGTATCTGA
- a CDS encoding OmpA family protein: MRIVSLLFIALCISMTGYGQQGIRKDTTVVVDNNKYKVISNTFWSNWFLGAGAGAQVYFGDHNKQAPFSDNLTPHFGLHLGKWFSPGLGLRLGAGGYQIKGLTQNGSHSTGEVFDASKSLSRQKFNFYHVYGDMLFNLSNLFGGYSATRFYTISPYIGAGWMFTNNVPKQREVSANLGFYNTFRLAEALDLTLDIRGSMVNDRFDGEVGGRKEEGALSTMIGLTYKFKKRGWDRNKTIVISYDEEELNALRRKVNELAASNEALSRQLAEAGGKSMTNVVVNKKVLAAPILVTFPIGSSAVSNETRVNLGFFAKVIKDGDQDEVYRITGYADKGTGTAEINQRLSIARAEAIKSVLVNEFGVPARQLTTVAAGGVDNMYYNDPRLSRAVIAFAE; encoded by the coding sequence ATGAGGATAGTAAGTTTACTTTTTATTGCACTATGCATCTCCATGACCGGATATGGTCAGCAGGGTATCCGAAAAGATACAACTGTAGTTGTTGACAACAATAAGTACAAAGTTATCAGCAATACATTCTGGAGCAATTGGTTTCTCGGTGCCGGAGCAGGTGCTCAGGTTTATTTCGGAGATCATAACAAACAGGCTCCCTTTTCGGACAATCTCACACCACACTTTGGGTTGCATCTTGGAAAATGGTTTTCACCCGGACTGGGATTACGTCTGGGAGCCGGTGGTTATCAGATCAAAGGACTCACCCAAAACGGGAGCCATTCTACCGGCGAAGTATTTGATGCATCCAAATCACTTAGCAGACAAAAATTTAATTTTTACCATGTATATGGAGATATGTTGTTCAATCTGTCCAACCTGTTTGGCGGATATAGTGCAACCCGTTTCTATACTATAAGTCCCTATATAGGTGCCGGATGGATGTTCACCAATAATGTGCCAAAGCAGCGTGAAGTAAGTGCCAATCTGGGTTTTTATAATACATTCAGACTTGCTGAAGCATTGGATCTGACTCTGGACATACGCGGTAGTATGGTCAATGACCGCTTTGATGGTGAAGTAGGCGGGCGTAAAGAAGAAGGAGCACTAAGCACCATGATAGGACTGACTTACAAATTCAAAAAACGAGGCTGGGACAGAAACAAAACTATTGTCATCAGCTACGACGAAGAGGAGCTGAATGCCCTTCGTCGTAAGGTAAATGAACTGGCGGCCAGTAATGAGGCCCTCAGCAGACAACTTGCAGAAGCCGGTGGCAAGAGCATGACTAATGTAGTAGTGAATAAAAAAGTACTGGCTGCTCCTATTCTGGTGACCTTCCCTATCGGAAGCAGCGCTGTATCAAATGAAACCCGCGTCAATCTGGGGTTCTTTGCTAAAGTGATCAAAGACGGAGACCAGGATGAGGTGTACCGTATCACCGGATATGCCGATAAAGGAACAGGAACCGCCGAAATCAATCAGCGTCTGAGTATCGCGCGTGCCGAAGCGATAAAAAGTGTATTGGTCAATGAATTTGGCGTGCCTGCAAGACAACTGACTACAGTCGCAGCGGGAGGCGTAGATAATATGTACTACAATGATCCTCGTCTGAGCCGTGCCGTGATTGCTTTTGCTGAATAA